The Caloenas nicobarica isolate bCalNic1 chromosome 28, bCalNic1.hap1, whole genome shotgun sequence genome window below encodes:
- the LOC135999529 gene encoding olfactory receptor 6E1-like, whose protein sequence is MFLSQHDEPKFNVGSENETAVTEFILEGFSGLDQRLQLLLSLVFLLIYLTTVVGNATIIFLVYADHRLQTPMYFFIGNLAFLEIWFTSSTSIKLVVILGSGRRTISLSSCFAQSYFYFALGCTELILLVVMSFDRYVAICQPLHYAAIMKPQLCIHLVVATWVTGFTLFSYRLVILSQLTFCGSNEIHHFFCDNSPLFKLSCSDTSMLWKIDSVFISFVILGSLCLTLAFYMCILFCILHLPAASGRKKAFSVCSSHLTTLAIAYGSCIALYVCPSVGVSLENSRFVALLNTVLYPFLNPFIYSLRNKTVILALNEAVARTRTQLFP, encoded by the coding sequence atgttcctgtCTCAGCATGACGAACCGAAATTCAACGTGGgctcagaaaatgaaactgcagttactgagttcatcctagagggtttctcagggcttgaTCAAAGACTACAGCTCTTACTCTCTCTGGTCTTTCTGCTCATATACCTGACAACAGTGGTGGGGAACGCCACCATCATTTTCCTCGTATATGCGGATCACCGCCTTCAAacccccatgtactttttcattggcaatctggccttcctggaaatctggtttacatcctccacaagcatcaagttggttgtgatcctgggttctgggaggagaacaatctcactaagcagctgctttgcccaatcctatttctattttgcccTGGGCTGTACAGAGCTTATTCTACTTGTTGTCATGTCCtttgaccgctatgttgccatctgccaacctttgcattatgctgccatcatgaagcctcagctctgcatccacctggttGTTGCTACTTGGGTCACAGGCTTCACACTCTTCAGTTACCGCCTGgtcatcctctcccagctgactttctgtggctcaaatgagatccaccactttttctgtgacaactcccccttattcaaactgtcctgctctgacaccagcatgctttggaaaatagactctgttttcatatcatttgtcattctgggttccttatgtttaactctggcattttacatgtgcatccttttctgtattctacatcttccagcagcctctgggaggaaaaaagctttttccgtatgttcttcccatctcaccaCCTTGGCAATTGCATACGGGAGCTGCATTGCTCTCTACGTGTGTCCTTCAGTAGGTGTTTCCTTGGAGAACAGCAGATTTGTAGCGTTGCTGAACACCGTTCTGTACCCCTTCTTAAATCCATTCATCTACAGTCTCAGAAACAAGACTGTGATACTGGCCCTGAATGAAGCCGTTGCCCGTACAagaacacagcttttcccctaa